A part of Astyanax mexicanus isolate ESR-SI-001 chromosome 2, AstMex3_surface, whole genome shotgun sequence genomic DNA contains:
- the LOC125791563 gene encoding uncharacterized protein LOC125791563 has protein sequence MHHEQSSYRQEVEHLEGWCRANNLCINVKKTKEMIVDFRRSQHAHLPLHIGGSAMEVVDSYRYLGVPLSSNLTWSNNTSTLVRKAHQRLYFLRRLRRAGLGSAVLTSFYRFVVESVVCSSINVWHGSCSAADRKALQRVVKAAQRIVGVSLPSTTDICTSRCRKRATCIRKDPAHPAHALFVPLPSGRRLRSIKCKTTRLRNSLIPEAVRFLNST, from the coding sequence atgcatcacgaacagtccagctacaggcaggaggtggaacacctggagggttggtgcagagcgaacaacctctgcatcaatgtaaaaaagacgaaggagatgattgtggacttcagaaggagccagcatgcccacctccccctgcacattggaggatctgcaatggaagtggtcgacagctacaggtacttgggtgtgcccctgagcagcaacctcacctggagcaacaacacttccactctggtcaggaaggcacatcagcggctctacttcctcaggaggctgagacgagctggactcgggagcgcagtcctcacctccttctacagatttGTGGTGGaaagcgtcgtgtgctccagcatcaacgtgtggcatggaagctgctccgctgcagacaggaaagctctgcagagggtggtgaaggctgcacagaggattgttggagtcagcctccccagcaccacagacatctgcacctccagatgcaggaaaagggccacctgcatcaggaaggaccccgcccacccagcacacgcactttttgtcccgctcccctcaggccggaggctgcggagcatcaagtgcaaaacaaccagactcagaaacagcttaattccagaagctgtaaggttcttaaactccacctaa